Proteins encoded in a region of the Hippocampus zosterae strain Florida chromosome 11, ASM2543408v3, whole genome shotgun sequence genome:
- the pcbd1 gene encoding pterin-4-alpha-carbinolamine dehydratase, with translation MDQTLASTRAAKRRTLVADHLLILSSCCRRAVGRNCCLCARDRSANMASKIQSLTEAERAHLLPLLQNAQWVEVVGRDAIYKEFLFKDFNQAFGFMSRVALQAEKMDHHPEWFNVYNKVQITLSTHDCGGLSQRDITLATFIDQASLM, from the exons ATGGACCAAACTCTG GCTTCTACCAGGGCAGCTAAAAGAAGGACCTTGGTTGCAGATCATCTGTTGATTCTTTCCAGTTGTTGTCGCAGAGCTGTAGGAAGAAACTGTTGCCTTTGTGCACGAGACCGCTCTGCAAACATG GCAAGTAAAATCCAGAGTTTGACTGAGGCGGAGAGAGCTCACCTTCTGCCACTGCTGCAGAACGCCCAATGGGTGGAGGTGGTGGGCCGGGATGCCATCTACAAAGAGTTTCTTTTTAAAGATTTTAATCAG GCTTTTGGTTTCATGTCCAGAGTGGCACTACAAGCAGAGAAGATGGACCATCATCCTGAATGGTTCAATGTTTACAATAAG GTGCAGATCACCCTGAGCACACACGACTGTGGGGGGCTCTCGCAGCGCGACATCACTTTGGCCACCTTCATTGACCAAGCCTCACTCATGTGA
- the sgpl1 gene encoding sphingosine-1-phosphate lyase 1 isoform X1 has translation MHYWSALEVYKEMVLIYLEKGRQQVNSYCRDFEPWQIIGVTLFTTLAAIWLKGFLFQQESLLSRMKKQCFRLIRKIPFVGGAIQSQLNKALDDMSASLCTLKNGMSYTQKLPSKGLSQSQVLDKISEYQTLNEVQWQNGCVSGAVYWGDEALTKLLVKVYGDFAWSNPLHPDIFPGVRKMEAEVVRMACTLFHGGPNSCGTVTSGGTESILMACKAYRDMAYERGVKYPEILAPVSVHAAFDKAAHYFGMKLVHIPLNKKTMQVDVKAMKRAINKNTAMLVCSAPQFPHGIIDPIEDVAKLAVRNHLPLHVDACLGGFLIVFMAKAGYALAPFDFRVKGVTSISADTHKYGYAPKGSSVILYSDKKYRHYQYFVAPDWQGGIYASPSIAGSRPGGIVAACWATMMHMGQNGYVDATRKIISVARRIKTEVRKIQGVFVFGDPEVSVVAMGSNDFDIFRLSNALTSKGWNLNTLQYPSSIHICCTVLHTQPGVVERFLSDVREQVAIIMKNPKEKTTGMGAIYGMAQSIPDRSMVTEISQGFLDCLYSTEVTKSNTSHMNGNGKAH, from the exons ATGCATTACTGG AGTGCCTTGGAAGTATACAAGGAGATGGTGCTCATCTACCTGGAGAAGGGCCGGCAGCAAGTGAACTCGTACTGCAGGGACTTTGAGCCATGGCAGATCATTGGAGTGACGCTTTTCACCACACTGGCAGCAATATGGCTGAAAGGATTTCTCTTCCAACAAGAAA GTCTCCTTTCCAGAATGAAGAAGCAATGCTTTCGACTCATCAGAAAAATACCCTTTGTCGGCGGGGCG ATCCAGAGCCAACTGAACAAGGCATTGGACGACATGTCTGCCAGTCTGTGCACTCTGAAGAACGGCATGAGTTACACTCAAAAGCTGCCCTCAAAAGGCCTCTCGCAGAGCCAAGTGCTGGACAAAATCAGCGAGTACCAAACTCTGA ATGAGGTGCAGTGGCAGAACGGCTGTGTTTCAGGCGCAGTGTACTGGGGTGATGAAGCGCTGACAAAACTCCTGGTGAAG GTGTATGGCGATTTTGCCTGGAGCAACCCACTTCATCCAGACATCTTTCCCGGTGTAAGAAAGATGGAGGCAGAGGTCGTCAGAATGGCTTGCACACTTTTCCACGGTGGACCCAACTCATGTGGCACA gtgacTTCCGGAGGAACAGAGAGCATACTGATGGCTTGCAAGGCGTACAGAGACATGGCATATGAACGAGGTGTCAAATACCCAGAAAT tCTCGCCCCAGTGAGCGTCCACGCGGCTTTCGACAAAGCGGCGCATTACTTTGGGATGAAGCTTGTTCACATTCCCCTCAATAAGAAAACAATGCAGGTTGACGTAAAG GCGATGAAGAGAGCGATCAACAAGAACACAGCTATGCTTGTTTGCTCAGCCCCACAGTTTCCACACGGGATTATAGACCCCATCGAAGATGTTGCCAAG CTGGCTGTGCGCAACCACCTGCCGCTGCATGTGGATGCCTGTCTGGGCGGTTTTCTGATCGTCTTTATGGCCAAGGCTGGCTACGCCCTCGCACCATTTGACTTCAGGGTAAAAGGTGTAACCAGCATTTCTGCAGACACTCATAAG TACGGCTACGCCCCCAAAGGTTCCTCAGTGATTCTCTACAGTGATAAAAAGTACCGTCACTATCAGTACTTTGTGGCTCCAGACTGGCAGGGCGGAATCTACGCCTCGCCCTCCATCGCAGGCTCCAGGCCCGGAGGAATTGTCGCGGCCTGCTGGGCGACCATGATGCACATGGGACAGAATGGATACGTGGACGCTACTCGGAAGATCATCAGTGTAGCACGCAGAATCAAAACGGA GGTTCGAAAAATTCAAGGCGTGTTTGTGTTCGGCGATCCCGAAGTTTCAGTGGTGGCGATGGGCTCGAATGATTTTGATATTTTCCGTCTGTCGAACGCACTGACGTCAAAGGGCTGGAATCTGAACACACTTCAGTATCCATCTAG CATCCACATTTGTTGCACAGTTCTGCACACCCAGCCGGGTGTCGTGGAACGCTTTTTGAGTGATGTCAGAGAACAAGTTGCCATCATTATGAAGAACCCCAAAGAGAAAACCACAGGAATG GGAGCAATCTATGGCATGGCGCAGTCCATCCCAGACAGATCCATGGTAACGGAGATCTCCCAAGGCTTCCTGGACTGTCTTTACAGCACCGAGGTGACCAAGTCCAATACCAGCCACATGAACGGTAACGGCAAAGCCCACTGA
- the sgpl1 gene encoding sphingosine-1-phosphate lyase 1 isoform X2: protein MPYDSALEVYKEMVLIYLEKGRQQVNSYCRDFEPWQIIGVTLFTTLAAIWLKGFLFQQESLLSRMKKQCFRLIRKIPFVGGAIQSQLNKALDDMSASLCTLKNGMSYTQKLPSKGLSQSQVLDKISEYQTLNEVQWQNGCVSGAVYWGDEALTKLLVKVYGDFAWSNPLHPDIFPGVRKMEAEVVRMACTLFHGGPNSCGTVTSGGTESILMACKAYRDMAYERGVKYPEILAPVSVHAAFDKAAHYFGMKLVHIPLNKKTMQVDVKAMKRAINKNTAMLVCSAPQFPHGIIDPIEDVAKLAVRNHLPLHVDACLGGFLIVFMAKAGYALAPFDFRVKGVTSISADTHKYGYAPKGSSVILYSDKKYRHYQYFVAPDWQGGIYASPSIAGSRPGGIVAACWATMMHMGQNGYVDATRKIISVARRIKTEVRKIQGVFVFGDPEVSVVAMGSNDFDIFRLSNALTSKGWNLNTLQYPSSIHICCTVLHTQPGVVERFLSDVREQVAIIMKNPKEKTTGMGAIYGMAQSIPDRSMVTEISQGFLDCLYSTEVTKSNTSHMNGNGKAH from the exons ATGCCTTATGAT AGTGCCTTGGAAGTATACAAGGAGATGGTGCTCATCTACCTGGAGAAGGGCCGGCAGCAAGTGAACTCGTACTGCAGGGACTTTGAGCCATGGCAGATCATTGGAGTGACGCTTTTCACCACACTGGCAGCAATATGGCTGAAAGGATTTCTCTTCCAACAAGAAA GTCTCCTTTCCAGAATGAAGAAGCAATGCTTTCGACTCATCAGAAAAATACCCTTTGTCGGCGGGGCG ATCCAGAGCCAACTGAACAAGGCATTGGACGACATGTCTGCCAGTCTGTGCACTCTGAAGAACGGCATGAGTTACACTCAAAAGCTGCCCTCAAAAGGCCTCTCGCAGAGCCAAGTGCTGGACAAAATCAGCGAGTACCAAACTCTGA ATGAGGTGCAGTGGCAGAACGGCTGTGTTTCAGGCGCAGTGTACTGGGGTGATGAAGCGCTGACAAAACTCCTGGTGAAG GTGTATGGCGATTTTGCCTGGAGCAACCCACTTCATCCAGACATCTTTCCCGGTGTAAGAAAGATGGAGGCAGAGGTCGTCAGAATGGCTTGCACACTTTTCCACGGTGGACCCAACTCATGTGGCACA gtgacTTCCGGAGGAACAGAGAGCATACTGATGGCTTGCAAGGCGTACAGAGACATGGCATATGAACGAGGTGTCAAATACCCAGAAAT tCTCGCCCCAGTGAGCGTCCACGCGGCTTTCGACAAAGCGGCGCATTACTTTGGGATGAAGCTTGTTCACATTCCCCTCAATAAGAAAACAATGCAGGTTGACGTAAAG GCGATGAAGAGAGCGATCAACAAGAACACAGCTATGCTTGTTTGCTCAGCCCCACAGTTTCCACACGGGATTATAGACCCCATCGAAGATGTTGCCAAG CTGGCTGTGCGCAACCACCTGCCGCTGCATGTGGATGCCTGTCTGGGCGGTTTTCTGATCGTCTTTATGGCCAAGGCTGGCTACGCCCTCGCACCATTTGACTTCAGGGTAAAAGGTGTAACCAGCATTTCTGCAGACACTCATAAG TACGGCTACGCCCCCAAAGGTTCCTCAGTGATTCTCTACAGTGATAAAAAGTACCGTCACTATCAGTACTTTGTGGCTCCAGACTGGCAGGGCGGAATCTACGCCTCGCCCTCCATCGCAGGCTCCAGGCCCGGAGGAATTGTCGCGGCCTGCTGGGCGACCATGATGCACATGGGACAGAATGGATACGTGGACGCTACTCGGAAGATCATCAGTGTAGCACGCAGAATCAAAACGGA GGTTCGAAAAATTCAAGGCGTGTTTGTGTTCGGCGATCCCGAAGTTTCAGTGGTGGCGATGGGCTCGAATGATTTTGATATTTTCCGTCTGTCGAACGCACTGACGTCAAAGGGCTGGAATCTGAACACACTTCAGTATCCATCTAG CATCCACATTTGTTGCACAGTTCTGCACACCCAGCCGGGTGTCGTGGAACGCTTTTTGAGTGATGTCAGAGAACAAGTTGCCATCATTATGAAGAACCCCAAAGAGAAAACCACAGGAATG GGAGCAATCTATGGCATGGCGCAGTCCATCCCAGACAGATCCATGGTAACGGAGATCTCCCAAGGCTTCCTGGACTGTCTTTACAGCACCGAGGTGACCAAGTCCAATACCAGCCACATGAACGGTAACGGCAAAGCCCACTGA
- the pdlim1 gene encoding PDZ and LIM domain protein 1, which produces MPLRVVVQGPGPWGFRLVGGKDFEQPLTISRVTLGSKAAEANLCIGDVILAIDGEATDNMTHLEAQNKIKGCIQEMALSIDRSENKLWSPLSSEEGKPHPYKMNLASEPREVKQIGSAHNRSALPFSGFGSKVVTNQYNNPAGLYSSENIQNFNSAVDEVKTLTTTNESETVAADPEKSTKRPPIVADSEVYKMLQENQESHEPPRQSASFKVLQEILETGNSDRPTGFRSVKAPTTKIGSSIGNAEKLPICDKCGSGVVGMMVKLRDKFRHPECYTCTDCDVNLKQKGHFFVEDQIYCEKHARERMTPPEGYDVVTVFPK; this is translated from the exons ATGCCTCTGCGAGTGGTGGTACAGGGTCCTGGGCCATGGGGATTCAGGCTGGTCGGAGGAAAAGACTTCGAGCAGCCGCTGACTATTTCCCGG GTGACGCTTGGAAGCAAGGCAGCCGAGGCCAATCTCTGTATCGGTGACGTGATCTTAGCTATCGATGGTGAAGCCACAGACAACATGACTCACTTGGAAGCACAGAACAAAATTAAGGGCTGCATACAGGAGATGGCACTTTCTATAGACAG ATCAGAAAATAAGTTGTGGTCGCCACTCTCATCAGAAGAAGGAAAGCCGCATCCCTACAAGATGAATCTTGCATCAGAGCCACGG GAAGTGAAACAAATAGGCTCCGCCCACAACAGGAGTGCTCTGCCATTCTCTGGTTTTGGTTCCAAGGTTGTGACCAACCAGTACAACAACCCAGCTGGCCTTTACTCCTCAGAGAATATCCAGAACTTCAACTCGGCTGTGGACGAAGTCAAAACCTTGACAACCACCAACGAGTCCGAGACTGT AGCTGCAGATCCAGAAAAGTCCACCAAGCGACCACCTATAGTGGCTGATTCAGAGGTCTATAAAATGCTGCAGGAGAACCAGGAGTCACATGAGCCCCCCCGACAGTCTGCTTCCTTCAAAGTGCTTCAGGAGATTCTTGAGACGG gtaaTTCTGACAGACCAACAGGGTTCAGGAGTGTGAAAGCTCCAACAACAAAGATTGGCTCCTCCATTGGAAATGCTGAGAAGCTTCCCATCTGTGATAAATGTGGATCCGGGGTTGT AGGGATGATGGTGAAACTGCGTGACAAGTTCCGACACCCTGAGTGCTACACCTGCACAGACTGTGACGTCAACTTGAAACAGAAGGGACATTTCTTTGTGGAGGACCAGATCTACTGCGAGAAGCATGCACGCGAGCGAATGACCCCGCCCGAGGGGTACGACGTGGTCACGGTCTTCCCCAAGTAG
- the sgpl1 gene encoding sphingosine-1-phosphate lyase 1 isoform X3 gives MVLIYLEKGRQQVNSYCRDFEPWQIIGVTLFTTLAAIWLKGFLFQQESLLSRMKKQCFRLIRKIPFVGGAIQSQLNKALDDMSASLCTLKNGMSYTQKLPSKGLSQSQVLDKISEYQTLNEVQWQNGCVSGAVYWGDEALTKLLVKVYGDFAWSNPLHPDIFPGVRKMEAEVVRMACTLFHGGPNSCGTVTSGGTESILMACKAYRDMAYERGVKYPEILAPVSVHAAFDKAAHYFGMKLVHIPLNKKTMQVDVKAMKRAINKNTAMLVCSAPQFPHGIIDPIEDVAKLAVRNHLPLHVDACLGGFLIVFMAKAGYALAPFDFRVKGVTSISADTHKYGYAPKGSSVILYSDKKYRHYQYFVAPDWQGGIYASPSIAGSRPGGIVAACWATMMHMGQNGYVDATRKIISVARRIKTEVRKIQGVFVFGDPEVSVVAMGSNDFDIFRLSNALTSKGWNLNTLQYPSSIHICCTVLHTQPGVVERFLSDVREQVAIIMKNPKEKTTGMGAIYGMAQSIPDRSMVTEISQGFLDCLYSTEVTKSNTSHMNGNGKAH, from the exons ATGGTGCTCATCTACCTGGAGAAGGGCCGGCAGCAAGTGAACTCGTACTGCAGGGACTTTGAGCCATGGCAGATCATTGGAGTGACGCTTTTCACCACACTGGCAGCAATATGGCTGAAAGGATTTCTCTTCCAACAAGAAA GTCTCCTTTCCAGAATGAAGAAGCAATGCTTTCGACTCATCAGAAAAATACCCTTTGTCGGCGGGGCG ATCCAGAGCCAACTGAACAAGGCATTGGACGACATGTCTGCCAGTCTGTGCACTCTGAAGAACGGCATGAGTTACACTCAAAAGCTGCCCTCAAAAGGCCTCTCGCAGAGCCAAGTGCTGGACAAAATCAGCGAGTACCAAACTCTGA ATGAGGTGCAGTGGCAGAACGGCTGTGTTTCAGGCGCAGTGTACTGGGGTGATGAAGCGCTGACAAAACTCCTGGTGAAG GTGTATGGCGATTTTGCCTGGAGCAACCCACTTCATCCAGACATCTTTCCCGGTGTAAGAAAGATGGAGGCAGAGGTCGTCAGAATGGCTTGCACACTTTTCCACGGTGGACCCAACTCATGTGGCACA gtgacTTCCGGAGGAACAGAGAGCATACTGATGGCTTGCAAGGCGTACAGAGACATGGCATATGAACGAGGTGTCAAATACCCAGAAAT tCTCGCCCCAGTGAGCGTCCACGCGGCTTTCGACAAAGCGGCGCATTACTTTGGGATGAAGCTTGTTCACATTCCCCTCAATAAGAAAACAATGCAGGTTGACGTAAAG GCGATGAAGAGAGCGATCAACAAGAACACAGCTATGCTTGTTTGCTCAGCCCCACAGTTTCCACACGGGATTATAGACCCCATCGAAGATGTTGCCAAG CTGGCTGTGCGCAACCACCTGCCGCTGCATGTGGATGCCTGTCTGGGCGGTTTTCTGATCGTCTTTATGGCCAAGGCTGGCTACGCCCTCGCACCATTTGACTTCAGGGTAAAAGGTGTAACCAGCATTTCTGCAGACACTCATAAG TACGGCTACGCCCCCAAAGGTTCCTCAGTGATTCTCTACAGTGATAAAAAGTACCGTCACTATCAGTACTTTGTGGCTCCAGACTGGCAGGGCGGAATCTACGCCTCGCCCTCCATCGCAGGCTCCAGGCCCGGAGGAATTGTCGCGGCCTGCTGGGCGACCATGATGCACATGGGACAGAATGGATACGTGGACGCTACTCGGAAGATCATCAGTGTAGCACGCAGAATCAAAACGGA GGTTCGAAAAATTCAAGGCGTGTTTGTGTTCGGCGATCCCGAAGTTTCAGTGGTGGCGATGGGCTCGAATGATTTTGATATTTTCCGTCTGTCGAACGCACTGACGTCAAAGGGCTGGAATCTGAACACACTTCAGTATCCATCTAG CATCCACATTTGTTGCACAGTTCTGCACACCCAGCCGGGTGTCGTGGAACGCTTTTTGAGTGATGTCAGAGAACAAGTTGCCATCATTATGAAGAACCCCAAAGAGAAAACCACAGGAATG GGAGCAATCTATGGCATGGCGCAGTCCATCCCAGACAGATCCATGGTAACGGAGATCTCCCAAGGCTTCCTGGACTGTCTTTACAGCACCGAGGTGACCAAGTCCAATACCAGCCACATGAACGGTAACGGCAAAGCCCACTGA